One region of Glutamicibacter sp. B1 genomic DNA includes:
- a CDS encoding NAD kinase yields the protein MRRILVFTHTGRQEAIAAAIETCSLLISAGAITVMRRKDHEAMTEAVGTAISPIEILGENCQIDDVDLGVVLGGDGSVLRAAELVREAPLPLVGVNLGHVGFLAEAERSELAATVDALVNQTYTVEERMTIEVKVWLDNVCLAETWALNEAAVEKANRERMIEVVIEVDGRPISTFGCDGVVMATPTGSTAYSFSAGGPVVWPDVAALIMVPISAHALFAKPLVVSPDSVMAVEILTRTDAGAVLWCDGRRTIELPPGARVEVTRSNHPVYLARLNTTPFSERLVNKFELPITGWRGPAKEDSRRPATTALPVIGPGLQSIEPHHRDEPGIPMVARPEDSSE from the coding sequence TTGCGCCGAATCCTAGTTTTCACCCACACCGGACGCCAAGAAGCGATTGCCGCGGCCATAGAAACCTGTTCGCTGCTCATCTCCGCTGGCGCCATTACGGTGATGCGTCGCAAAGATCATGAGGCCATGACCGAAGCGGTTGGCACAGCGATCTCACCGATCGAAATCCTAGGTGAAAACTGCCAGATCGACGATGTTGATTTGGGTGTGGTGCTCGGGGGAGACGGATCGGTGCTTCGTGCCGCCGAACTGGTCCGCGAAGCCCCACTGCCACTGGTTGGCGTGAATCTCGGGCATGTAGGTTTCCTTGCCGAAGCTGAACGTAGTGAGCTGGCGGCAACCGTGGACGCGCTGGTCAACCAGACCTATACCGTAGAAGAACGAATGACCATCGAGGTCAAAGTTTGGCTCGATAACGTATGTCTTGCTGAAACTTGGGCTCTAAACGAAGCTGCGGTGGAAAAGGCCAATCGTGAGCGCATGATCGAAGTGGTGATCGAGGTTGACGGCCGCCCTATTTCGACTTTTGGTTGTGACGGCGTGGTGATGGCAACTCCCACTGGATCAACCGCCTATTCTTTCTCTGCCGGTGGTCCGGTGGTATGGCCGGATGTGGCGGCCTTGATTATGGTGCCGATCTCCGCTCACGCACTTTTCGCCAAGCCACTAGTGGTTTCTCCTGATTCGGTGATGGCCGTGGAAATCCTGACACGTACCGATGCCGGGGCCGTGTTGTGGTGCGATGGGCGACGCACTATTGAGTTACCGCCCGGCGCCCGCGTGGAGGTCACCCGCAGTAACCATCCAGTGTATTTGGCGCGCCTGAACACCACCCCGTTCTCCGAGCGACTGGTCAATAAGTTCGAATTGCCGATCACCGGTTGGCGTGGGCCAGCGAAAGAAGATAGTCGTCGACCCGCGACCACTGCCCTTCCCGTGATTGGCCCGGGATTGCAAAGCATCGAGCCTCATCACCGAGACGAACCGGGAATTCCGATGGTCGCTCGACCTGAAGATAGTTCGGAATAA